In Gadus morhua chromosome 2, gadMor3.0, whole genome shotgun sequence, the DNA window GGGAGAGATTAGGTAGactgtctttctgtccctctgtctgtctgtctgtctttctgtctgtttgtctgtcatcTGTATCTATCTGTTTActgtatctatctgtctgtctctctgtttgtctgtctgactgtatgactgtctgtctgtctctgcgtcTATCTAATGGATCTATCTactctatctatctctgtctgtccatctgcctGCGTCTCTTTTCGTCTATACTTGAACCATCTATCTGCTGTATAAATCTATCGTTGTCTGTCCATCTCTGTCAAtatatctgtctttctgtccgtctatctACTGGATCTATCTTCCTACTGTATTTATCTGTCGGGCTATCTATCTGCCGATCAgtctgtatctatgtatgtatgtctgtgcgtcAACTCCACTGATCTATTTTTCTATTTCCTCCTCTTTGTCTTTATTTGCTGATCTCTGTCTTCCTATCCATCACGGTATGTAATGCCGTGTGAACCATGTGTCTGTCCCTGCAGCGGGGGTCACTTCAACCCTGCGGTGTCTGTATCGGTCTTCATGATCGGGGGTCTCAACATCTACCTACTGCTGCCCTACATACTGGCCCAGCTCTGTGGGGGCATGATAGGAGCTGGCCTGGCTATGGTAATAGTCTGGGTGACCACTATGTCATAAACTAGATAAAAAACATTGAACAGTGTGTTCTTTGCAGATATAGTGTACTTAAAACTTTAGACCCAAACCTAATTATTGGGCCATGATACAGAGACTTAACTTAGCTTTGACATCTAACGATCTCTGGTGTCAGTCTACGGACATAAGTAAAATTCATATTAGACATttcacatattaatatataataaaaataataaaatacacctTTTAAAATTAGTGTGACAAAATGCGAAACAAGGCAAATAAGTTAGGTGGTTAAAGggcaataaaatacaaaagttAAATACTATAccgatttttttatatattagccatacattgaaaataagttaaactaattaaaaatgtatttaaattattctgtAACGTTGCTGTAAAATTCAAATAGAGCATCTGTAAACATATAATTTATGTATTACATGCAGTTAATATACACAGAAATGTATAACCCTAGCCTAACCCCTTTCATACACATAAAGTCTTCTGCAGTATCATTTgtatatgaattattattacatatagATACAGGTTTTTAAATTACAAATTTTGTTGAAAAGTACTTTAATCATCCCAGAGGGGAAACAGGGACTCTATCACTCCTTCTCTGTGTCTAGACGATCTCTTCGGTGGAGAACTTTGACAACTCTTCTGGAGCAGCATTCAACGTGGTGCAGGGGGAAGGCCAGATTGGCCGGGCCACGGTTGCGGAGGTGGTCATGACCCTGTTTCTCACCATGGTGGTGTGTATGGGGGCCGTTAACAAGCGCACCCACAGCTTGCTGGCACCTCTCTGCATAGGGCTCACTGTTACTGTGGACATTCTGGCAGGGTGAGTTTCTTATtcagtcatcatgaaaaaaataattacacatATTGACAATTTTTCAAGTCAAGTCCACTTTATTGGTATTGTCCTTAATCACAGCCTCAAAGCAAGGGCTTCACATGCCACCACACTTCATCACCCTAATATTGTGGGTGCAGAAAATGTATGCAAAATACACATTGAAGTACACTTCAAATTAAGTATACTTAatcattaatatttttaatataaGGCACTGTAAAGCACTTAGCAATAGACGTGTGTTGGCaactgaggagaggagatgatcACAAGAAAAGATTGGTCAGCTATTTTAACTCATAGCATAAGTTTCTGGGTTTAAAACCGACAGCGAACATTTCATAAATAAGTACACACTACGTTTTCTGTTTTTGAACGTTTTGGAATATCTTTGAAAAACCGTAAGTAATGGAAAAGCATAAGCTATGCCAACAACAAATGATAGGCCAATAGATACTGTGTGGTCCCATAGGCAAccacacatattttcttcaGAATGTTTAATACTGCAAGAAACCTTTTATGCTGTGGCAGCCAAACCGACTTCAATACTTGAATTAcagtgaaatgtgtgcttgtgtgtgtgttgtggatttctgtgcgtatgagtgtgtgcgggtatgtgtgtgtgtgtgtttgtttggttctatgtgtctgtgagtgtgtgtgtgtgtgtgtgtgtgtgtgtgtgtgtgtgcgtgtgcgtgtgcgtgtgcgtgtgcgtgtgcgtgtgtgtgcgtgtgcgtgtgtgtgtgcgtgtgtgtgttgctgtctctgtttctgtttacCCTCATAGAGGTGCAGTTTCAGGCGCTTGTATGAACCCAGCACGGGCATTCGGCCCAGCTGTGATGGCAAACTACTGGAGCTACCATTGGATCTACTGGATCGGACCCATGGGTGGTGCCTTGCTCACCGGCAGCATTATAAGGTGCAGTCCAACCCCCGTCTTTATCTCTCTGTAGGAGGGTGTCACAGGATATCAATGCCTTCATCTTGGTGTTTTCTAACCATTATAAGAGGAATAACTACAACTGGTTGCTTGATTATTCTAAAATGTATGGAtgatttttgtaaaaatataaagATGGCAGGCTTGAATTTACTTTAAAGGACTTTACTTAAATCACGTTATTTGAAACACTTATATTGGAGTAATCCGTAGTCGATAGCCAGAATAGTCTAGTTGTTTTAGTTTGTGTAACTCCTGGCTGAACGGTTGCTGGTTCGTACGCCAACGTCCattacctgtaggcatcccagTGCAAACTGCTCAACCCACCAGGGCCCATAGATTCCCTCCCTTTGGAGCGAAGTCCCTTTAAAAATAATCTGCTTGATTCTTAATTAGTAAATACTACATAACTGTGATCTTCGGTAATAattctaaatcctattaacaGGATGTTTTTATGAACTTCGGTATcaacatgttttgtatttgattgACTTAAAGTATGATAACATTTACGATTATTGATAAATATGTACtaacaataaaatatgttaaAGATAGTCTGGAGTCATAAAGAATCgtcataaaaacaacaaatatcATCACTGTTTGATAATAGTCTTTTGACACATATTTCACTTTACTGTGGCTTGTGAAAGACATATTTGTGTCTGTCTAGAACTatggacctctctctctctctctctctctctctctctctctctctctctctctctctctctctctctctctctctctctctctctctctctctctctctctctctctctctctttctctctctctctctctctctctctccccacacacactttcatacaCACATCGCTAATTTTGAGATGTGTAGCCTAAAGTGAATAGTAAGTTGCATGATTATTTGTATCATAATTATACGTTTATGACCCGTAGTTTGATGTCATCTTTTTTTAGGCTGTTGCTAGGTGACGAGAAGATCCGAGTGCTGCTGAAATAATCAACCTTAATTTTACAGTTTTTACTCTATTGCATTATaatatgttacattttataatgacagattttttttcaagtacATTTACCACAATCTCTTATCCCAAACCTAGGCCTTTATCTGTACCATGTATTGCTTCTTCATTGTTTTAGGATAGGcctatatgtatttgtgttatataaacttttttaaacaaatcAATAACTGCATTTCTTTAATTCCAATTCAGACTTCAATTCATAGGTAACATTTAAAGACATCAAGATTTGGTCTATTCTAATTTATTtatcatataggcctactaggCTAGGCTGCATTAATGATTAGTCAATCATTTCCTATATTGCATCTTTCTAACTATCACCCGTGAACACATATATAAAGCTCTATCTCTATGGAAAGATAAGTCGAACTCCTTATGCAAACATTAAGACAGACACAAAACATTGGTATCATATTCCACAGGATATTTGTATGCAAGATCCGGATCTAAAAGCATCTTAGTGGCTGTTTGCTTCACAATCGTACATTGATATCTATCACTTAATTTACCTTCGGTTTTTGTTCTCCATAATTGCTATTCAAAGGCAAATCTTTTTggctaattttatttttttcagctAAGTCGGAAAATCAAAGAAGCAATAATCAGCAGAAGCAGCCCATTGTGATCCCATTTCTGAATCCGTAATCCTTGTATGGATTGAACTCTCTCTGTAAAGTTCAggggtgtctgtctgtttgttagGCCTACATCTATTTTTgctccctttttttttacaaaactgATGACCTGCGGGTCACATAACCAACCTGACCTACCCTTATCTGGTGAGTTTAAACCCTTGAATTCTGAAAAGGTCAGGTGACGGAACCCAGAAGCAAGGATATTTGGACACATATACTTATATGGGCTTCATCCCcttttgtctctctatctcgctctcccAGACTCTGTGTCTACAATTGCGGAGGAGAAGAAGTTAGAGATGGATGAAATCCAAGGGATACTGACCGGTAACTTAAATAAGCACGCGGAATGGCGGTGCAAGGTTTATGTTGTGGTTTTATTAAGTCAAGCTCTTTTTTCCTATAGGCTACTAAGGTTATTAGCTGATTAAATGATTTTGTTGCATTGTTTCAGAGgttccgtttttttttctctcagtcGTTGAGCATTTACAAGCTGTCAATCTTCAGGCAGAAATTATAACATAGGCCTACTCTAAAACGTGGTTTCATGAGTCACTGTCTGACTTTAGTAGTTAAATTcacacataagaaaaataataatactattgtctttatttagttattgcaattattactttgattataaaaataaattaggAATAACAATttctcttaccccccccccccatttctctctctctctctctctctctctctctctctctctctctctctctctctctctctctctctctctctctctctctctctctctctctctctctctctctctcctcctcccttgcactctctctcccgTCAGTGGCCCTcatttcacccccccccccccctttacccTGGCAGTGGAGATGTGCATGGTGGCGCCCTACCTGCTCAGCCAGGGGTCCCAGGGGCTTCATAGCAAAGGGGAGGTCTTGGATGGCTCCGGCCACATCATGTTTACAAACCATAAACGttttagggtttagggttaaaGAGTATTCCGTATTATCTTCTCCATCTTTACTTCTAATCACCCAATGAATGAGTAGTTAACGATGTATATACCCGTTGTTCTTTATGATTTGATCTCTGTGACTTCTCAATGACCTCTTCACATGGTGTCACTGATTGGCTTACATTGGCTTCGGAGGCGATGACCTCGGCGGAGAACTATGGCAAGGCCTAGGGCGCGCTTTCACCCTGCTGCAGTCTGAGGAGCAGCTAGTGGGTGCCCTGTTCGGGGAGAGGCCATGACCTGCCTGGTCGCCATCACTACTCCGGGTACGAGGACGTCCTGTGTTgacgttgtgttgttttttcagcacagagcttgcgtgttgatGACGGATGGCACAAGCTCTGTGTTTGCCAATCTACTTATTGAAACATTCtttttattaaacaaagacccttattatactaccaaagaattgtcgggctacttctagccttttaagtggttaaaaaataacgatttcgtttttaccataacacatgcccccatcgttccaagttttggtagaatcggctaaaaacagccaattcaagaatgcgtctatacgcgctttttttctcccaaacgaacattccaactcgttatcatactaaacatatcccagatccattttacaccagaTTTCTCCTTTAACTTGTAAAATGAGTAATGGAATCAAAGGATGTGCCATATTAAGCCATGGGTGGCACTTTAATAAGGCCTGGAAGTTTATGAATTCAACAGGCTGTCATTACCAGTAGGAAGGTGCAATATGTGTGAAACATGTAAGCACACATGCACCATTCGTGATGTTAAaaaaccttcaagtcacaacccATATGGTCAGAACATTTGGATAGGATGCAAGGACCACAACTCCAAACGTCAAGACTCAAACTGAtttggtgctggaggtggtaaAAGCTGCAAACTTGGCACACCTGTACCAGGTGACTGTGGGACAATATGGTGATAAATTCATAGCAGTACGGCCAAAGACGGCAGAGATACACATTTTAAAGtgaaatatatacatatctccGATTTTAAACAGGTACAACGTTACGTCAAAACCCTGTAGCCTAGGCGGTCAAATATGGCTACTAAGAGTAGATTCCATAGTATACCAATGCCAAATTTCAAGTCTATATCTGAAAAGTTTAAATTGGACGCATTTGTTTGAAGTTGCCTTTCAGAACCGCGGCCTCTCTCCAACGCAGGCTGGGCCTTAGTGGTACACACTAAATTTCGCAAACGTCTTATTAGtattcttcttttatttttgtattgctATTATTGTTTGACTCTATGATTGTATGTTCAGCGGCGGTGTATCGGGTACCTGTCTGAACGTGGCGAGAGCCTTTGTCCCAGCTCTGGTAAGCGACTACTGGTCGTACCACTGGGTGTTGGTCTCTTCGGAGGGGGGTGGTCGCCACCCCCTTGGTCCCGTAGGTTAAAGCACAGCACACCATCATGAGAACATCGCCTCTGCACATTATCACATATGTATAGCACTATGTACATTGAATGAGCgatgataaatatatattctaaaAAGATAATAGAGCATATATGGGTCTAGGTGTTAAATAATATATGACATAACGTTTTCATGCAAATATCTGTTGTTTACAGTTTTCAGAGACTGTAcaatacaatgtgtgtgtgtgtgtgtgtgtgtgtgtgtgtgcgtacgtgtgtgtgtgtgtgtgtgtgtgtgtgtgtgtgtgtgtgtatgtgtgtgtgtgtgtgtgtgtgtgtgtgtgtgcgtgcgtgcgtgcgtgcgtgtgtgcgtgcgtgtgtgtgtgtgtgtgtgtgtgtgtgtgtgtgtgtgtctgaatgtgtgtgtctgagtgtgtgaatCTGTATGCGTGTTGCTTGTTGCAAATGCAGTCTTTTGTGATCAGGCTTCTGctgggagacagagaaacatgCATTATTATGAAGTGATGACATCATGACGTGTAGGTGGATTTATTGTCAGCAAAAGAAGTGCAAACAAACGTATTTGTCTTGTCGTATGAATAAAAGACGgtttcaaaaaagaaaaaggtttcAAAGTTAAAATCCCTCGTCGCTCGGCAAATCGAATCACCATGCAACCGATATTCAACAACACAAACCCAAGTTCCCCGGAGAAAAGGCCCCAAATGGTGTTTCCTTTCAACCAATGAAGCCTCTGCTCCTGAGTCTCCAGGCGGTGTGCCCCTGCTGCTAACCCAGTCTGGGTCCACATTCATAAAGGCTGAGAATGCCCAGGCAGTCCCAGAGGGCATCATGCTGTTTGTATATTGTACCCCCAGACCTCCACACAGCAGTGGCCCACATGGAGAAGCAGGCCCAGGCACTGGGATAAACCAATTACCCCCCGGCCCCTCTCAGAGACCGGGTTGGACTCCTGCTAGTGTGCCGTCCAAGGGGGCTCCAAGTTGAATGCTGGCGGAGCAGATTCCCCATAAGAGCCGGCTGCGTTCCCAGACTATAGAGAGTAGCTTGGAGGCTTTGAAGAGCTTTCCAGTATAATATAGAATAATATAGAATAAAATTACACCCTCCTCTACCGAGGGCGGGATTGATCCTGAGAAAGGATTTAATTTAGTTCATCCATTCAGTTTATGTCTTTCAATGCATGTGGCCGGATATCGGTTGGAATTGTTCAGGATAATTTTGTTGATTGGTTTCCCTTCCCCAACAGCAGTGTTTTCATCTGTTTCCCTTTAGTGATGTCTATTTTATCACTTTCTTATCCTTTATTAGAAAAGAGAGAACTGGGATGGGATGAAACGTGAGACTTGCATACATTTCTGATATACCTCTAAAACTTGAAAAGAGAAATGTGTTTATTGTGcataatatatagtatatgtAGAATTTGACAACAAAATATATAAGAGCCAAGATAACTTAATTAACCCTGGagggaaaataaattaagaaaataaacaacagcAGGAATATGTTGAGAAGCAAGAGATAATGATtatggatagaaagagagagagcgagagagagacagacagacgaataGGGGGAATGGTATGACTGCTGAGCCTTGATGGGAGCTCCGGCTCGTCGGGTCCATGACCCCTGATGGTTTGGAGATGACAGCAGCTGTGACAATGGTCATTATGTCTGCTTGAGGCCTTGTCACCGCAGGGCCCATTGTTGGGGGCCCCATACACCGCCAAGACATTAACACTTTCATTGGCGGCCATTTAGCTCCAATAAAAAGTTCAACACTCCAATTTGTGAGAGCTGCTCAGCCAAGGAGAAGAGTTAGCAGGGGCTAAGAAAGCAGTGGCTTTAAGCATCCTTTAATTGTTCCTTTCTTCTGGGGGAGGGCAAAGGGGAGGGACCCTGGACTTTTAAGGTGGGGCCCCGCATCTGTCTATTCAActattcaaattacattttggTTGTGATTCTGAGCCACACAACCCCAGAAGAAAAGAGTTTGGTTCAGTTTACTTAGTGCTATGGTCTCTGCTGATTATAGGCACATCACGTAAATAAATGATGTCATCGATATTGTTATTACATGGCCTGCTTGGGAGGAGTAAGATACAGAGAAGGGCTGTCTAGTTTGCTTCTGTTCCGGAAGCTCATTGTCTTCATAAAGCAGCGATTATAAACTATTAtatagagctgtgtgtgtgtgtgtgtgtgtgtgtgtgtgtgtgtgtgtgtgtgtgtgtgtgtgtgtgtgtgtgtgtgtgtgtgtagggggggagcAGCCACACAAGGCATTCAGTTCCTAGGGGATTGACTGGcgagggggcgggcgggggtcGAGTCTCATGAAAGTCAGATTTTTATCCACTGTTCATGAGCTCGTCTTCAATTCTAAACACTCAATTACACATTAATTGAACGGCTGGATTTCTTGCTtcggtaaaaaaagaaaaaaaagatgaatgaAATTAGATTTTCAATGGTCTTTAATGAATTTCTGCATTGGGACTGATAACATATAAATCCTTGAATCAACCATTTTAAAATTGATGAGCTGGTATACTGTTTAGCTAATCAGCAGAAATAATTAATTGAACCAATACCAAAATGTGTCTTAAGGACACAATCTTTAGGACGcagaatatataatattatttttaaagtaGAAAAAACAATCCATGACTTTTTGGTTGAATGTGCCTATGTTTATATCATTGTGACGATCCATGGCAAGGGCTCTTGTCATTTTTTTCATCCCTGGacaaaatcatcatcatcactctaCAGAAACCAACGCAATGTCTTTGTATTACAAACTTTGACAATCCTACAATGTAAACATTATTCCTCCCCTGTAGCAGCACTGACATCAGACATCATACAATTACCACAATATAAATCCAAACTGACATAAATATACAGAATTAGAATCACAGCTGAAAAAAGCCCCAGTGAAAATAAGAAATAACAACTTAGAAACTTATATTGAAGTTTAAATCATTGGCACGCTTAAATCCAGCCTTTCAGAGTTCTGAGTTTAGAGACACTGGCAGTTAGTTTTTCCAGGACAAACACAGATTTAAGTTCAGCTGGGCCAAGTGTCATGTCTCTGTAACGAGTCCTCAGTGGAGCCTCCGACTGCTTAATCTCTGCCAGTGAGGACAACACCACGGCAACCCTGACACTATAATGGTGAccgttaccatggaaacaacctcaagaatccccccccccccccctacccccgcTCCACCCTTAATCCAAAGAAAGAACCATTATGGAgttgtttaataataaaaacaaaagtccACCCCACCCATTCCTCTGTCTGAGATCTAGTGTATTTCCATTTGAACGCCTTAACCAGTAAATACTGGTTGATTGTTTCGACTTAAACAGAAACTAAAGCGCCCAGATGCAGACAACCACCTTAACAACCAAACTCAGTCCAACGGGAAGTCACAGAAATGTCGCCGTGCCTCCCAGGCCGCCCGATACAGGGACAGGAAGTCGTTGTACCGCGGCGCACAGCCCAACCAGGCTTCCCCAAAGTGTTCCGATCCCGTGAACAAGAACTCTCCTGCACCCGTCTTCACATGGCACTGCAGTGGCACGCGGACCCGCCCACACCAGGTGGCGCCAGGGGATGTGGATCCCCCCACGACGGTGGGGGCGACCGCTTCCTGAATAAAGACGCCACTACGCTGCCTGTAGACTCTTCCCCCTGACACCTCCACCGATGACGTCTGCCGCTCCGGGTCATGGGACACACTTTTGATGAAGCCCCGAATCACTGGAAAGAACCAAAGAACAGAGGCGCATAAACATTCACTTCTAAAAGACAACAAACAAGGGAGCCATACAACTTACGCGGGATCCATACTACCCACTGAGTATCTTATTGTAACTAACTGCTTATTTATATTAAGTTATGTTTTGGATAGCTCATTGATAGTCTTAAAGGGGTATTAATCAGCATTTAAAGGTGTTCAAACCCCCAACAAATTCTGGGGTTTgaattgatgtgtgtgtatgtaaccGCAACTCCCATCATGCATTTAAAAGGAAGAAAATAAGGTTGCATTAGTGCTTATATCGGAGGACTATGGATATTGAAGATAGATAGGGTGAAGTATTGTGTCTTGGTTGAATATATACCCACCAAAGTCACCGTTGCAGATGGCCATTAAGAGCTCTGTGTCATTGCAAGGCTGGCATGAGTCTGTTGGAGGCGGAAAATAATCAACAAGATAAAACAAACAGGGTTTGGTACAACATTATCAAATCTATAGCAGACCGATCGTCACACAGACAGTGAGAGGACTCCAGCTCACTCAAATACCTGTGTCTCCTTCATCTGCAAATGTGGAAATGTGGAAAGCAACCAAGGGTCAGACACGAAGGAATGAGTTTGTCCTGCTCACTGCTCTACGAACAGTCTAGCATGAAAATAATTGGATAGCGAGAGTGGAGAATGTGAAGGTCAATTAGTCATATTCTACCCTGTCACTCTGTCAATGCCGAGAATCGACCAGACAGACGGAAAACTAAGTGGAAGAGGGCATCTGGCTGTAATCACTGAGCAGAGACATGCAAGAGAGCTTAAATGCCAGCACGCATAAACAATGATGGGGAATTTGGAGAATCTGTTAAATATTTGCCATTGAGGGCCTCTGTGGTTTGGCAATGGGCAGTGGTCTTTGCAAGCATGGGAACTCTGGTCCCTGATCACCATATTCAAATAGTCTGCTCTGCGTGAAGTCATGGTGATGACTCCTAACAAGGTCGGCCATTATCTGCTGAAGTTTAACCGAGATTGGATCAGAAGATCTACGGATCAGTTTTAATGGTTTCTGTACACCAcagaaatcattaaaaaaatattaacttCTCGCAATG includes these proteins:
- the LOC115556903 gene encoding aquaporin-8, coding for MSSKDSKQMDSYDLAVPEVQVVQPPERVGAGGKWARAFLHFGQPCLAELLGSTLFIFAGCLSVMENTEGTGRLQPALAHGLALAIVIAVLGEISGGHFNPAVSVSVFMIGGLNIYLLLPYILAQLCGGMIGAGLAMTISSVENFDNSSGAAFNVVQGEGQIGRATVAEVVMTLFLTMVVCMGAVNKRTHSLLAPLCIGLTVTVDILAGGAVSGACMNPARAFGPAVMANYWSYHWIYWIGPMGGALLTGSIIRLLLGDEKIRVLLK